In Erpetoichthys calabaricus chromosome 4, fErpCal1.3, whole genome shotgun sequence, one genomic interval encodes:
- the LOC127527543 gene encoding uncharacterized protein LOC127527543, which yields MINMMAQPIRLRIILGENDARKLILPAGISDSIEELCQEIKTNFGVEQDFRLQYQDPDFGNEFINLTSISEINDKATLKVVYLYTLQLQSFTEDEEMTGQPVAVQSPTHSFSSSSADTDNTKPASSSGSSPSARLSVWPSVFTVPRFSYEAELQLEKANAEFSAGGTHLTHSPKLKSHLLERLAEEIIKFKVYPTDNDLNEVAEAFVKKHPCLREQGSFNGCYGWKISLKYKMANLRTKLRSLGCAEVMVNSLKNKAQDKSQAVLNVKKPRRAEVNYCPQYPKGETTDSLEKERIALLSEIQKRNNDHIVTMKME from the coding sequence ATCAACATGATGGCCCAGCCCATAAGACTGAGGATCATACTTGGAGAAAATGATGCCAGGAAACTAATTTTACCAGCGGGGATATCAGACTCCATTGAGGAATTGTGCCAGGAAATAAAGACTAATTTTGGAGTGGAACAGGATTTTCGCCTTCAATATCAAGATCCTGATTTTGGAAATGAGTTCATAAACCTGACTTCGATCTCTGAAATCAATGATAAAGCAACTTTAAAGGTTGTATACTTATATACTCTACAGTTACAAAGTTTTACAGAAGATGAAGAAATGACAGGTCAACCTGTTGCAGTCCAGAGTCCAACACATTCCTTTTCAAGCTCTTCAGCAGACACGGATAATACAAAGCCTGCTTCATCGTCAGGTTCATCGCCATCTGCAAGGCTGTCAGTGTGGCCAAGTGTCTTCACAGTCCCTCGTTTTAGCTATGAGGCCGAACTGCAACTTGAAAAGGCCAACGCTGAGTTCAGTGCTGGTGGAACTCATTTGACCCACTCACCAAAACTGAAATCCCACCTTTTAGAAAGACTggctgaagaaataattaaatttaaagtctATCCAACTGACAATGACCTGAATGAAGTTGCAGAAGCCTTTGTGAAAAAGCATCCTTGTCTGAGGGAGCAGGGATCCTTCAATGGCTGCTATGGTTGGAAGATTAGCCTCAAGTATAAAATGGCCAATCTCCGGACCAAACTCAGAAGCCTGGGCTGTGCTGAGGTGATGGTAAATTCACTAAAGAACAAGGCCCAAGACAAAAGTCAGGCAGTGTTGAATGTGAAAAAGCCTAGAAGGGCAGAAGTCAATTATTGTCCGCAGTATCCAAAAGGAGAAACCACTGACAGTCTTGAAAAGGAGAGAATTGCACTGCTTTCAGAGATTCAGAAGAGAAACAATGACCATATAGTGACAATGAAAATGGAGTAA